A window from Felis catus isolate Fca126 chromosome B1, F.catus_Fca126_mat1.0, whole genome shotgun sequence encodes these proteins:
- the DCAF16 gene encoding DDB1- and CUL4-associated factor 16, with amino-acid sequence MGPRNPSPDPLSESESEEEENANYLNESSGQEWDSSEEEDPVVPNLTPLESLAWQVKCLLKYSTTWKPLNPNSWLYHAKLLDPSTPVHILREIGLRLSHCSHCVPKLEPIPEWPPLASCGVPPFQKPLTNPSRLSRDHATLNGALQFATKQLSRTLSRATPIPEYLKQIPNSCVSGCCCGWLTKTVKETTRTEPINTTYSYTDFQKAVNKLLTASL; translated from the coding sequence ATGGGTCCCAGGAATCCCTCTCCTGACCCCTTATCAGAATCAGaaagtgaggaagaagaaaacgCTAACTACCTAAATGAGAGTTCTGGGCAAGAGTGGGATTCCTCTGAAGAAGAAGACCCTGTGGTGCCCAACCTGACACCTCTTGAGAGTCTTGCCTGGCAGGTTAAGTGCCTTTTAAAATACTCTACAACTTGGAAACCTTTAAATCCTAATTCCTGGTTATATCATGCTAAACTCTTAGATCCAAGCACACCAGTCCATATACTTCGAGAGATAGGTCTAAGACTCTCTCATTGCTCCCACTGTGTACCCAAACTGGAACCAATTCCTGAATGGCCTCCTCTGGCTTCTTGTGGAGTCCCGCCTTTTCAAAAGCCCCTTACAAATCCCAGCCGGCTTTCTAGAGATCATGCCACTCTAAATGGAGCACTGCAATTTGCTACCAAACAGTTAAGCCGAACGTTGAGTAGAGCCACTCCCATACCTGAATACCTAAAACAGATCCCTAATTCATGTGTTTCTGGTTGTTGCTGTGGCTGGTTAACTAAAACAGTTAAGGAAACAACCCGAACTGAACCCATCAATACTACTTACTCCTACACTGACTTCCAAAAGGCAGTTAACAAACTCCTAACTGCATCACTGTAA